Proteins from a single region of Sporosarcina sp. P33:
- a CDS encoding NAD-dependent deacylase, protein MLADLLKESKRTIVYTGAGMSTESGLPDFRSAKTGLWEMEDPAKVASVTALNQQVEQFFQFYKQRVLAAKETGPHAGHELLAKWEKQGLVNGIITQNVDGFHTLAGSKNVMELHGTLRSVHCETCGNVYGNERYEQDEFYCDCGGKLRPSVVLFGEMLPEEAFIQAIFESEKADLFIVLGSSLTVSPANQFPLMAKEQGAKLVIINMEPTEMDHFADLVINERKIGEVLKEADNALGSK, encoded by the coding sequence GTGCTGGCAGATTTATTGAAAGAATCGAAACGTACAATTGTCTATACAGGAGCAGGCATGTCAACGGAAAGCGGATTGCCCGATTTCCGGTCCGCCAAAACGGGCTTGTGGGAAATGGAAGATCCGGCAAAAGTGGCGAGCGTAACGGCTCTGAATCAGCAGGTCGAACAGTTTTTCCAGTTTTATAAACAGCGCGTCTTAGCCGCAAAAGAAACAGGTCCGCACGCAGGACATGAGCTATTGGCGAAATGGGAAAAGCAAGGCCTGGTAAATGGTATTATTACACAGAATGTAGATGGTTTTCATACATTGGCCGGATCAAAAAATGTGATGGAACTTCATGGCACACTGCGCAGCGTGCATTGTGAAACATGCGGAAACGTCTACGGAAATGAACGGTACGAGCAGGATGAATTTTACTGTGACTGTGGCGGGAAACTGCGTCCGTCTGTCGTGCTGTTCGGCGAGATGCTGCCTGAAGAGGCGTTTATTCAGGCGATATTCGAGAGTGAGAAAGCAGATCTCTTCATCGTGCTCGGATCATCGTTAACAGTATCACCGGCTAACCAATTTCCGCTGATGGCTAAGGAGCAGGGAGCGAAACTTGTCATTATCAATATGGAACCTACTGAAATGGATCATTTTGCAGACTTGGTCATCAATGAACGTAAAATCGGTGAAGTGCTGAAAGAGGCGGATAACGCATTGGGGAGCAAGTAA
- a CDS encoding ABC transporter permease produces the protein MTTALRRIVFLGILVAIWEITSRVSDLPEFMFPSFTQVMATLFSGLFSGQILTAIGASLSRLLIGFTIASILGLVLGYLIWRYKLVEDTLGFLVTALQSIPSIVWFPLAIIWFGLNDFAILFIVTLGATWTMIVNATSGFKNVPVLYQRVAKSLGSGGFHFLRTVILPASVPQLISGLRIAWAFSWRALMAGELLGASVGLGQLLEAGRALGQMDLVISVMIIIGVIGTVMDNVLFLRLERSVERKWGIRA, from the coding sequence ATGACTACAGCTTTAAGACGAATAGTGTTTCTCGGGATACTAGTGGCGATATGGGAAATCACATCTAGAGTATCGGATTTGCCAGAATTCATGTTTCCGAGTTTCACACAAGTCATGGCGACGCTCTTTTCGGGCCTCTTCTCCGGTCAGATTTTGACTGCAATCGGTGCCAGTCTTAGCCGGCTGCTTATCGGCTTCACGATCGCATCCATACTCGGACTGGTACTCGGTTATCTGATTTGGCGTTATAAGCTAGTGGAAGACACACTTGGTTTTCTCGTAACAGCATTACAGTCGATTCCAAGCATCGTTTGGTTTCCGCTTGCGATCATCTGGTTTGGCCTCAATGATTTTGCTATTTTATTTATTGTTACATTAGGGGCTACTTGGACGATGATCGTTAATGCGACAAGCGGATTTAAAAATGTGCCCGTCCTCTATCAGCGGGTAGCGAAATCACTGGGCTCAGGCGGATTTCACTTTTTGCGGACAGTGATTCTGCCGGCATCTGTCCCACAGCTGATTTCGGGACTCCGAATTGCCTGGGCATTTTCCTGGCGGGCACTCATGGCGGGGGAGCTGCTTGGCGCAAGTGTCGGACTCGGTCAGCTTCTTGAAGCAGGACGCGCACTTGGCCAGATGGATCTGGTTATTTCCGTCATGATTATTATCGGTGTCATCGGTACGGTTATGGACAATGTTTTATTTTTACGTTTAGAGCGCAGTGTGGAAAGAAAATGGGGAATTCGGGCGTAA
- a CDS encoding ABC transporter ATP-binding protein: MYLTIKGIEKSFPHKEKGTVKVLDNIDLEVEKGQFVSIVGPSGCGKSTMLYLIAGLEKADQGKISINGKEIKGSGSDRVVVFQEAGLFPWLTVLDNVTYGLLLKKMSKKEAEEKAIEMLKMVHLGNYINSYPHQLSGGMKQRVSIARALVMEPDILLMDEPFAALDEQTRMVLHRELLDVWKKTKVTIFFITHNIREAVLLSQKIVVFATRPGKIKAVFTSNDSKDGVEPNDVTLQLEKQILAELQDEIEKVLKEEMGDDYSFKTNSVSRDTSGDMGNHI, translated from the coding sequence ATGTACTTAACAATTAAAGGGATTGAGAAGAGCTTTCCCCATAAAGAAAAAGGTACGGTCAAAGTATTGGACAATATTGATCTGGAAGTGGAAAAAGGTCAGTTCGTTTCCATCGTGGGTCCGTCAGGCTGCGGCAAGTCCACTATGCTTTATTTGATCGCGGGTCTTGAGAAAGCAGATCAGGGGAAAATTAGTATTAATGGCAAAGAAATTAAAGGCTCAGGTTCCGACCGGGTAGTAGTCTTTCAGGAAGCGGGTCTGTTCCCATGGCTGACAGTACTTGATAACGTTACCTACGGGCTGCTTCTAAAGAAGATGTCAAAGAAGGAAGCGGAAGAAAAAGCGATTGAAATGCTGAAGATGGTCCACTTGGGAAATTATATTAACTCCTATCCGCACCAGCTGTCAGGCGGAATGAAGCAGCGGGTGTCCATTGCACGGGCACTGGTGATGGAGCCCGATATCCTGCTGATGGATGAACCGTTTGCAGCACTGGATGAACAGACGCGTATGGTGCTTCACCGAGAGTTGCTCGATGTTTGGAAGAAAACGAAAGTAACCATTTTCTTCATTACACATAATATCCGTGAAGCCGTGCTGCTTTCACAGAAGATTGTAGTGTTTGCGACACGTCCTGGGAAAATTAAAGCAGTCTTTACATCCAATGACTCAAAAGACGGTGTAGAACCGAATGATGTAACGCTGCAGCTGGAAAAGCAAATATTAGCTGAGCTGCAAGATGAAATAGAAAAAGTGCTGAAGGAGGAGATGGGCGATGACTACAGCTTTAAGACGAATAGTGTTTCTCGGGATACTAGTGGCGATATGGGAAATCACATCTAG
- a CDS encoding aliphatic sulfonate ABC transporter substrate-binding protein, translating to MKKKLLGILLSAVAVAGILSGCGKSEAGSEEKNEVKIGYFPNLTHIATIIGLENNYFAEEFGEDIKITTKTVSNGGLFMEAMASNSIDIGTVGPGPIINYYVKDPKYHIVSGAVNGGAVLVADGESGVNELADLDGKRVAIPVIGSTQDVMLRKALKDVDLKAKTNGGTVELFAAAPADTATLFIQDSVDGAATQEPWGYILQNQANGKLILDWEDFAWGKESTNTVVATSEAFLGNEKLLNAYLAAHAKAVQFVRDEPEKAQELVVKHIKDLTGKELNSDELEAAFSRIEVTTEVNEDVLQEMADISQEAEYIKTNEIDGLIKLDAVKKITGN from the coding sequence ATGAAGAAAAAACTTTTAGGTATATTGCTTTCAGCAGTGGCAGTTGCAGGAATTTTATCCGGATGCGGAAAAAGTGAGGCAGGCAGTGAAGAAAAAAATGAAGTGAAAATCGGGTACTTCCCGAACTTGACACATATCGCTACGATCATTGGGCTGGAGAATAATTATTTCGCTGAAGAATTTGGTGAAGATATCAAGATTACGACTAAGACGGTCAGCAACGGCGGATTATTCATGGAAGCAATGGCATCGAATTCAATTGATATAGGAACAGTAGGACCGGGCCCTATCATCAACTACTACGTAAAAGACCCGAAATACCATATTGTTTCCGGAGCAGTAAACGGCGGCGCTGTGCTAGTGGCAGACGGTGAGAGTGGAGTTAATGAACTGGCGGATCTAGACGGCAAGCGCGTGGCGATTCCCGTAATCGGCAGTACGCAGGATGTCATGCTGCGCAAAGCATTGAAAGACGTCGATCTGAAAGCAAAAACAAACGGCGGAACTGTAGAATTATTCGCGGCAGCTCCGGCGGATACTGCAACACTGTTCATTCAGGATTCAGTTGACGGCGCGGCGACTCAGGAGCCGTGGGGATATATTTTACAAAATCAGGCAAACGGCAAATTGATTCTTGACTGGGAAGACTTTGCGTGGGGGAAGGAATCCACAAATACAGTAGTCGCAACGAGTGAGGCGTTTCTTGGCAATGAGAAATTATTGAACGCGTATTTGGCAGCACATGCCAAGGCAGTTCAGTTCGTTCGTGATGAGCCGGAAAAAGCGCAGGAATTGGTTGTAAAACATATTAAAGATTTGACTGGTAAAGAGCTGAACAGTGACGAACTGGAAGCCGCGTTCAGCCGAATCGAAGTGACGACGGAAGTGAATGAAGACGTCCTGCAGGAAATGGCTGATATCAGTCAGGAAGCCGAATATATTAAGACGAATGAAATTGACGGATTAATTAAATTGGATGCAGTGAAGAAAATTACAGGAAACTAA
- a CDS encoding AAA family ATPase: MKPITLTMTAFGPYKDKETIDFRDLKDHRLFVISGKTGAGKTTIFDGICFALYGQASGEDRTETKALRSQFADDDVQTTVELTFDIHNRRFRVLRQIPYRKKGNKSDTLGRCELFEEKDQQFIPAVDRQIVTEVNEKIEQLLGFTHAQFSQIMMLPQGEFRKFLTSDTGNKEAIMRKIFKTEPYQKIVDRLKVKKDKANAEYLREKQLSDAILHQIPAKLPVRDSLLFNELQSEYPNYHQLVLGLQQEYEHHTAQSAETHKEYTRLYGAHNEKQQELHSARLINDQFIRLQQREQELQVLLAKEAEMNKLEMQLQQAERAARLEDLEQQVQSNESEWKKRDKSYSEAVISLSHAEKELKAAKLSFDQEQAREDERKEVKEGLLKLQNLLPAVSGLADQRQKLDSLQQKVDQLEKALAEKLHMSHVQQQSITAQKNEMKELETSLEQYEQLVDELANTREITKQLNSYQQQLTQRNELKIQCEAAKQTAEDVAASYQALENRWISNQAVILAASLHDGESCPVCGSKDHPEKAAGSEKEHITKEQLDAAKLELTEKERIYHTKQAGMQQLQRDIEAAEAELRQRQVEPDRDYQKELAALTEQTAVLRNKRDMLKQKKQQQNQAEAAMEEQHAEIKELEQRLNELTGERETKQALYQHALSTIPEELRELSALQQQIKSKQSLSEQLESTWKAIQQKLQDSSTEKTKWELREQLEKESLAEIKEKMDQSQALFAKRLSEEGFVSEKSYTQVKLPATQRQAIQHQLREYAQTLHTLKSSLEELKQSVKGKEPADLAVIEHQVDTLKTQYEEAFASYNQCKAWEQAAQGLSAELETSKSREAELEKTYGKITNLYDIMRGQNHLKISFERYIQIEYLERIIQAANIRLRDLSNGQYELVRSDRQEARGKQSGLGIDVHDAYTGQTRDVKTLSGGEKFNASLCLALGMADVIQSFQGAVRMETMFIDEGFGALDEEAIQKAIDTLIALQQSGRMIGIISHIDEMKEAIPATLQVTKQKEGYSKTKFILN; the protein is encoded by the coding sequence ATGAAGCCGATTACACTGACTATGACTGCGTTTGGACCGTATAAAGACAAAGAAACGATTGATTTTCGCGACTTGAAAGATCATCGTTTATTTGTCATCTCTGGAAAAACAGGTGCCGGAAAAACGACGATTTTCGATGGCATTTGTTTTGCGCTCTACGGGCAGGCAAGCGGGGAAGACCGCACCGAAACTAAAGCCTTGCGCAGCCAATTTGCCGATGACGATGTACAGACGACCGTCGAATTGACTTTTGACATCCATAACCGCAGATTCCGCGTTTTGCGTCAGATCCCGTACAGAAAGAAAGGGAATAAATCGGATACCCTCGGGCGCTGTGAACTGTTTGAAGAGAAAGATCAGCAATTCATTCCCGCGGTCGACCGTCAAATAGTCACAGAAGTCAATGAGAAAATCGAACAATTACTGGGGTTTACCCATGCACAATTCAGTCAGATTATGATGTTGCCGCAAGGGGAGTTCCGCAAGTTTCTGACTTCCGATACGGGCAATAAAGAAGCCATTATGCGCAAAATATTCAAAACGGAACCATACCAGAAAATCGTCGATCGCCTGAAAGTGAAAAAAGATAAAGCGAATGCAGAATATCTTCGGGAAAAACAGCTGAGCGATGCAATCCTTCACCAGATTCCTGCTAAATTGCCAGTACGTGATTCATTATTATTCAATGAACTCCAGTCCGAATACCCGAATTATCATCAATTGGTGTTAGGACTTCAGCAAGAATACGAACACCATACCGCACAATCTGCCGAAACACATAAAGAATACACCCGGTTATACGGCGCTCACAATGAAAAGCAACAGGAACTGCACAGCGCCCGATTAATCAATGACCAATTTATCAGGCTGCAGCAGCGCGAGCAGGAACTGCAAGTTTTACTGGCAAAAGAAGCAGAGATGAACAAGCTCGAAATGCAATTGCAGCAAGCAGAACGCGCCGCCCGGTTGGAAGATCTCGAACAGCAGGTACAGTCGAATGAGTCCGAATGGAAAAAGAGAGACAAGAGCTATTCAGAAGCGGTAATCTCTCTTTCGCATGCCGAAAAAGAGCTGAAAGCAGCGAAATTGTCTTTCGATCAGGAACAGGCGAGAGAAGACGAACGCAAAGAAGTGAAAGAAGGATTGCTGAAGCTGCAAAATCTTCTTCCGGCTGTTTCGGGACTGGCAGATCAGCGTCAGAAGCTGGATTCACTGCAGCAAAAAGTAGACCAGCTGGAGAAAGCTCTGGCAGAAAAACTTCATATGTCTCACGTGCAGCAGCAGTCCATCACGGCGCAGAAAAATGAAATGAAAGAATTAGAAACATCACTGGAACAATATGAACAGCTCGTAGATGAATTGGCGAATACTCGAGAGATTACTAAACAACTGAATTCCTATCAGCAGCAATTGACACAACGAAATGAGCTGAAGATTCAATGTGAAGCAGCTAAACAGACAGCTGAAGATGTTGCAGCGTCTTATCAGGCGCTTGAAAACAGATGGATCAGCAATCAGGCGGTCATTCTTGCTGCATCGCTTCATGACGGAGAGTCTTGTCCTGTCTGCGGCAGTAAAGATCACCCTGAAAAAGCGGCAGGCTCAGAAAAAGAACATATTACGAAAGAGCAACTTGATGCAGCCAAACTGGAATTGACGGAAAAAGAACGGATTTACCATACAAAACAAGCAGGAATGCAACAGTTGCAGCGGGATATAGAAGCGGCTGAAGCCGAACTTCGACAGCGGCAAGTGGAACCTGACCGCGATTATCAGAAAGAACTCGCCGCACTGACTGAACAAACGGCGGTCCTCAGAAACAAAAGAGACATGCTGAAACAGAAAAAACAACAGCAAAATCAGGCGGAAGCTGCCATGGAGGAACAGCATGCAGAAATTAAGGAACTTGAACAACGATTAAATGAATTAACAGGCGAGAGAGAGACAAAACAGGCTCTGTATCAGCATGCGCTTTCAACTATTCCGGAAGAGCTGCGTGAACTTTCCGCACTGCAGCAGCAAATCAAGTCAAAACAGTCGTTGAGTGAGCAGCTTGAAAGCACATGGAAAGCCATACAGCAGAAACTGCAGGATTCTTCTACAGAAAAAACGAAATGGGAATTGCGTGAACAGCTGGAAAAGGAATCTCTGGCGGAAATAAAAGAAAAAATGGATCAAAGCCAAGCTTTATTTGCGAAACGATTATCAGAAGAAGGCTTTGTTTCAGAAAAAAGCTATACTCAGGTGAAACTGCCGGCCACGCAGCGCCAGGCAATACAGCATCAATTGCGAGAATATGCACAGACTCTTCATACGCTTAAATCTTCCCTGGAAGAACTGAAGCAATCTGTAAAAGGCAAGGAGCCGGCTGACTTGGCTGTGATAGAGCATCAGGTGGATACTCTAAAAACGCAGTATGAAGAAGCCTTTGCTTCATATAACCAATGCAAAGCCTGGGAACAAGCTGCACAGGGACTGTCTGCCGAATTGGAAACAAGTAAATCACGTGAAGCTGAGCTTGAGAAAACATATGGAAAAATAACTAATCTTTACGATATCATGCGCGGCCAAAATCACTTAAAGATTTCGTTTGAACGCTATATTCAAATTGAGTATTTGGAACGCATTATCCAGGCCGCCAACATTCGGCTGCGGGATCTTTCAAATGGCCAATACGAATTGGTCCGAAGTGATCGCCAGGAAGCCAGAGGCAAACAAAGCGGGCTGGGCATCGATGTCCATGATGCGTATACAGGGCAAACAAGAGACGTCAAGACGTTATCCGGGGGTGAGAAATTCAATGCCTCCTTATGTCTTGCACTCGGCATGGCGGATGTTATTCAAAGTTTCCAGGGCGCAGTCCGGATGGAGACGATGTTTATAGATGAAGGGTTTGGCGCGCTGGATGAAGAAGCGATTCAGAAAGCCATCGACACACTGATAGCACTTCAGCAGTCAGGAAGAATGATCGGTATAATTTCTCATATCGATGAAATGAAAGAAGCGATTCCAGCAACACTGCAAGTGACGAAGCAGAAAGAAGGATACAGTAAAACAAAATTTATTCTGAACTGA
- a CDS encoding exonuclease SbcCD subunit D, which produces MKFFHTADWHLGKLVQGTYMTEDQRYILQKFIEDIKQEKPDAVIIAGDLYDRAIPPTEAVALLNDVLQEIVIDLQTPVIAIAGNHDSPGRLHFGSTFMKEQGLYITGELSADLSPVKLNDEFGDVYFHLIPYADPSVVSHLLKDDSISSHQQAMKQIIERITQSMDENARHVFVGHAFITPHGEKEDNTSDAERPLSIGGAEYVSADLFEPFHYTALGHLHQAHFVGNETIRYSGSPLKYSISEEKHQKGYVIVELDGNGNTKIEKKLLTPLHDVRTVESTMDELLLMETNDDYVFVKLLDTVPVIQPMEKIRSVFPNAMHVERKLFVSSTEGLGATAAVEKREDDHAMFASFFKELQGEEADEETKELFAQVLWDVMKEED; this is translated from the coding sequence TTGAAATTTTTCCATACAGCTGACTGGCATTTGGGCAAGCTCGTGCAAGGAACCTATATGACAGAAGATCAGCGATATATATTACAGAAATTTATAGAAGATATTAAACAGGAAAAACCGGATGCTGTCATCATCGCAGGTGATTTATATGACCGGGCGATTCCGCCGACTGAAGCGGTAGCTTTATTAAACGATGTCTTGCAGGAAATTGTCATCGATCTGCAAACCCCTGTTATCGCTATTGCAGGAAATCACGACAGCCCGGGCCGCCTTCATTTTGGCAGTACGTTTATGAAAGAACAAGGACTTTACATAACTGGAGAATTATCAGCTGATCTTTCGCCGGTGAAACTGAATGATGAATTTGGCGATGTGTATTTTCATTTGATTCCTTACGCAGATCCGTCTGTGGTCAGTCACTTGCTTAAAGACGACAGTATTTCAAGTCATCAGCAAGCGATGAAACAAATTATTGAGCGTATCACACAGTCAATGGATGAAAATGCGCGGCATGTTTTTGTCGGACATGCATTTATTACTCCGCACGGAGAGAAAGAGGATAATACGAGCGATGCCGAACGGCCGTTATCGATCGGCGGAGCGGAGTATGTCTCTGCTGATCTATTTGAACCGTTTCATTACACGGCACTCGGTCATTTGCATCAGGCACATTTTGTAGGCAATGAAACGATCCGCTACTCAGGCTCTCCATTGAAATATTCTATTTCCGAAGAGAAACATCAAAAAGGCTATGTCATTGTGGAGCTGGATGGAAACGGCAACACAAAAATTGAGAAAAAGCTTCTTACTCCGCTTCATGATGTGCGGACTGTCGAAAGTACGATGGATGAATTATTACTGATGGAAACGAATGATGATTATGTATTTGTGAAGCTTCTCGATACTGTGCCTGTTATTCAGCCGATGGAAAAAATTCGGTCGGTCTTTCCGAATGCCATGCATGTGGAACGTAAATTATTCGTTTCCTCCACTGAAGGGCTCGGCGCAACAGCAGCCGTTGAGAAAAGAGAAGACGACCATGCCATGTTCGCATCATTCTTTAAAGAGCTGCAAGGGGAAGAGGCAGATGAAGAGACAAAAGAATTATTCGCGCAAGTTCTGTGGGATGTCATGAAGGAGGAGGACTGA
- a CDS encoding PaaI family thioesterase, with amino-acid sequence MYNRETSTKREAVYLKEYVTHAIQDDYPDDFSWCYGCGSLNEKGNHFRTGWEGEHTVTYTLPPEKYTAIPGFVYGGFLASFLDCHGTGSCSLALHRKNGHEPGDGSVPPRFVTASLQITYNKPTPQGKLLKAVGRVTEIHPKKWKAEIEIFAEDELCAAGEVIGVVMPATFTK; translated from the coding sequence ATGTATAATAGAGAGACTTCAACGAAAAGGGAGGCAGTTTATTTGAAAGAATATGTGACGCATGCGATTCAAGATGATTATCCGGACGACTTTTCGTGGTGCTATGGCTGCGGCAGCCTGAATGAGAAGGGAAACCATTTCAGGACGGGCTGGGAAGGGGAACACACGGTAACGTATACGCTGCCGCCTGAAAAATATACAGCAATACCCGGCTTCGTGTACGGTGGATTCCTTGCCTCGTTTTTGGATTGCCACGGAACGGGGTCATGTTCGCTGGCCTTACACCGAAAAAATGGTCATGAGCCCGGTGACGGTTCTGTACCGCCGCGATTTGTAACGGCTTCATTGCAAATTACATACAATAAGCCGACTCCGCAAGGGAAACTATTGAAAGCAGTCGGACGGGTGACGGAAATTCATCCGAAAAAGTGGAAAGCAGAAATAGAGATTTTTGCAGAAGATGAATTATGCGCCGCTGGAGAAGTCATTGGCGTAGTGATGCCTGCTACATTCACGAAGTAG
- a CDS encoding MFS transporter, whose product MNKSPQAAAANPVFPIMIAIAVCHLFNDTLQAVIPAMLPILEKEFQFSYKQLGFIVFSLNIVASLLQPVVGYLSDRKPKPFALPIGMTFSLIGMAGLALAPSYWLIILSVMLLGLGSAVFHPEGSRVSFLAAGDKRGLSQSIYQVGGNTGQALAPLISAFVLVPLGQIGAAVFVLVAAAGIALLTRISFWYKRQLDEERLGKRKKALLTTMESLTKNQVMIALILLMIIIFARSFYVTNITSFYIFHLMDNYGMTIQHGQLYVFIFLALGAVGTFFGGPMADRIGRKKVIVLSLLVPLPLSLLLPYAPVWAIIVLLITIGFFIMLSFSVTVIYAQELVPSKIGTMAGLTVGLAFGMGAIGAVAIGSLMDVIGVYETMIITSFLPFIGLVGLALPRDQKITSAS is encoded by the coding sequence ATGAACAAATCTCCGCAAGCCGCCGCAGCAAATCCTGTGTTTCCGATTATGATCGCCATTGCAGTGTGTCATTTATTTAATGACACATTGCAGGCAGTCATTCCGGCGATGTTGCCGATTTTGGAGAAAGAATTTCAATTTAGTTATAAACAATTAGGTTTCATCGTGTTTTCTCTGAATATCGTGGCCTCATTACTGCAGCCCGTTGTCGGATATCTCAGCGACCGCAAACCAAAACCGTTTGCTCTGCCTATTGGCATGACGTTTTCTTTGATCGGAATGGCGGGACTGGCACTGGCTCCAAGCTACTGGCTGATTATTCTGTCCGTAATGCTGCTCGGGCTCGGCTCAGCAGTCTTTCATCCGGAAGGTTCACGTGTGTCATTTTTAGCAGCTGGGGATAAGCGGGGGCTTTCACAATCCATTTATCAAGTCGGAGGAAATACGGGACAGGCACTCGCTCCATTGATCAGTGCTTTTGTGCTCGTGCCTCTCGGTCAAATCGGGGCAGCAGTTTTCGTGCTGGTTGCAGCCGCAGGAATTGCTTTATTAACACGTATCTCTTTCTGGTATAAGAGACAGTTGGACGAAGAAAGACTGGGTAAGCGCAAGAAAGCATTACTGACAACTATGGAAAGCCTGACAAAGAACCAAGTGATGATTGCACTTATACTATTAATGATTATTATTTTTGCCCGTTCATTCTATGTAACGAATATTACAAGCTTCTATATCTTTCATCTGATGGACAATTATGGCATGACGATTCAGCACGGGCAGCTGTATGTCTTTATATTCCTCGCGCTTGGCGCAGTCGGAACATTTTTCGGCGGGCCTATGGCGGACCGGATCGGGCGAAAGAAAGTAATTGTTCTGTCGCTGCTTGTTCCATTGCCGCTCAGTCTTTTGCTGCCTTATGCACCGGTGTGGGCGATTATTGTCTTGCTGATCACTATTGGGTTTTTCATTATGCTCAGCTTTTCGGTCACCGTAATTTATGCGCAGGAACTGGTGCCTTCTAAAATTGGTACGATGGCCGGACTGACAGTAGGACTCGCATTTGGAATGGGTGCAATAGGTGCTGTTGCCATCGGGTCATTAATGGATGTAATCGGTGTATATGAGACGATGATTATCACTTCATTCCTGCCGTTCATTGGTTTGGTGGGCCTGGCTTTGCCGCGTGATCAAAAAATCACTTCAGCTTCGTAA
- the cysK gene encoding cysteine synthase A, with protein sequence MKVVNNMAELIGDTPLVKVRTLGEAAGAAVYVKLEYFNPSRSVKDRAAYEMLAKAEQTGLLKPGATIIEPTSGNTGIGLAMNAAAKGYPAIFVMPDNSTIERINLMKAYGAKVVLTPSAERMPGAIAKANEIAESIGNSFIPMQFENEANPDSHRETTAVEIIKAMESAGRKLTAFVCTSGTGGTVTGTGESLKQHDPAITVHVVEPAGSPVLSGGKPGKHKLVGTSPGFIPPVLNTKVYDEIFRIEDEDAYNTVRQFARQEGVLLGPSGGASLFAALEVAKRLTPEDTVVCIAPDSGERYLSGDLFQ encoded by the coding sequence ATGAAAGTAGTTAATAATATGGCAGAATTAATTGGTGATACGCCGCTCGTGAAAGTGCGGACGCTCGGAGAAGCTGCCGGTGCAGCAGTCTATGTGAAACTGGAGTATTTTAATCCGAGCCGCAGCGTGAAAGACCGTGCGGCATATGAAATGCTTGCGAAAGCTGAACAAACGGGGCTATTGAAGCCTGGCGCAACGATTATCGAGCCGACGTCAGGCAATACAGGCATCGGATTGGCGATGAATGCGGCCGCGAAAGGCTATCCTGCGATATTCGTTATGCCGGACAATTCGACCATCGAGCGCATAAACCTGATGAAGGCTTACGGAGCTAAAGTCGTGCTGACGCCAAGTGCGGAACGTATGCCGGGAGCCATCGCCAAAGCAAATGAAATCGCCGAATCGATCGGCAACAGCTTTATCCCGATGCAATTTGAAAACGAAGCGAATCCGGACAGTCACCGAGAGACAACGGCAGTAGAAATTATTAAAGCGATGGAATCTGCCGGCCGAAAATTAACGGCCTTCGTCTGTACGTCAGGGACAGGCGGCACGGTGACTGGAACCGGCGAATCATTGAAGCAGCACGACCCTGCAATTACTGTTCACGTCGTGGAGCCGGCGGGATCGCCGGTATTATCGGGCGGTAAACCAGGCAAACACAAACTGGTCGGGACAAGCCCAGGTTTTATTCCTCCGGTGTTAAACACGAAAGTGTATGATGAAATTTTCCGTATTGAAGATGAAGACGCCTATAATACGGTCAGACAATTCGCAAGACAAGAAGGGGTCTTACTCGGACCTTCTGGCGGCGCTTCTCTGTTTGCGGCACTGGAAGTAGCTAAGCGTCTGACACCTGAAGATACAGTGGTCTGTATCGCACCTGATTCCGGAGAAAGATATTTATCCGGGGATTTATTTCAATAA